A single genomic interval of Helianthus annuus cultivar XRQ/B chromosome 13, HanXRQr2.0-SUNRISE, whole genome shotgun sequence harbors:
- the LOC110897473 gene encoding ABC transporter G family member 10: MELPVTSPVAGGGRKTSYKIETKNLAYKTSNHYGDFKGGMLQSYFKKPPKFILNDVSCEAHPGYLTAIAGPSGAGKTTLLDILAGNISSSKVSGHVLINNHPIDTKRFRRLAGYVTQDDALFPSLTVEETLMYSAFLRLRCSRKEAVDRVKILVNELGLESVSSSRIGEGSNHGISGGERRRVSIGVELVHDPSVILIDEPTSGLDSNSAFGVVSLLKSMATSRGKTIVLTIHQPGFRILELIDRLVLLSNGFVLHNGSLKSLEHRLKVSGHCIPPRVNVLEFAIDVATVLTIQIPKPSAEPIEIHEEHEKDSEIPYPNTRFEEVTILSKRFFKNIFRTKQLFITRIIQATLSSLILGTIFVNMSNNKGNLALQARLGFFAFSLTFLLSSSTEGLPIFLQERRILMRETSRGAYRVSSYVISNTLIFLPFLLMIGLLYTIPVYWLVGLQAEFASFFYFGLVVWMVILMSNSFTACFSALVPNFILGTSVISGLMGCFFLFSGYFIAKDSIPKYWIFMHYMSLFKYPFECLMINEYGGKEGKNMCVEMEGGKCRMYGDGFLKQQQINETQKWSNLGVMLGFIVGYRVLCFIILWFRCHKTRN; encoded by the coding sequence ATGGAGCTGCCGGTAACGTCTCCAGTGGCCGGCGGTGGCCGGAAAACTTCATACAAGATTGAAACCAAGAATCTAGCATACAAAACTTCCAACCATTATGGTGACTTTAAAGGGGGTATGCTTCAAAGTTACTTCAAGAAACCTCCAAAGTTTATCTTGAATGATGTGAGCTGTGAAGCTCATCCCGGCTATCTGACAGCGATTGCCGGCCCTAGTGGGGCCGGAAAGACAACCCTGTTGGATATTCTTGCCGGGAATATCTCTTCCAGCAAAGTCTCCGGACACGTTTTGATCAATAACCATCCTATTGATACAAAACGGTTCCGGAGACTCGCTGGATATGTAACTCAAGATGATGCTTTATTCCCATCTTTAACGGTTGAAGAAACACTCATGTATAGCGCGTTTTTGAGGTTAAGATGCAGTCGAAAAGAAGCGGTTGATCGCGTCAAGATTTTGGTGAATGAGCTCGGTTTGGAGAGCGTTTCGAGCTCGAGAATTGGTGAGGGTTCGAACCATGGGATCTCGGGTGGTGAACGAAGACGGGTTTCGATTGGAGTTGAGCTAGTTCATGATCCTTCTGTGATTCTAATAGATGAACCTACTTCCGGGCTAGATTCGAATTCAGCTTTCGGTGTTGTATCGCTTCTTAAATCAATGGCAACCAGTCGAGGTAAAACGATCGTGTTAACCATCCACCAACCCGGTTTTCGCATCTTGGAGCTTATCGATCGACTTGTTTTACTCTCGAATGGATTCGTTCTCCATAACGGATCGTTAAAATCGCTAGAACATAGACTCAAAGTGTCCGGTCACTGCATCCCGCCTCGTGTCAATGTTCTCGAATTCGCCATTGATGTCGCCACTGTCTTGACCATACAAATCCCGAAACCATCAGCAGAACCAATCGAGATACACGAGGAACACGAAAAAGACAGTGAAATCCCATACCCAAATACCCGTTTCGAAGAAGTAACCATTCTTAGcaaaagatttttcaaaaacatATTCAGAACCAAACAACTATTCATCACAAGGATCATCCAAGCCACACTTTCAAGCTTAATCCTCGGAACCATCTTCGTAAACATGTCGAATAACAAAGGGAATCTCGCATTGCAAGCGCGCTTAGGGTTCTTCGCATTCAGTCTCACTTTCTTACTCTCATCATCTACAGAAGGATTACCAATCTTCTTACAAGAAAGAAGAATCCTAATGAGAGAAACATCAAGAGGAGCGTATCGAGTTTCGTCATATGTAATCTCAAACACCCTCATCTTCCTTCCATTCCTTCTAATGATCGGTCTACTTTACACGATCCCGGTCTACTGGCTCGTGGGATTACAGGCCGAATTCGCCAGCTTCTTCTACTTTGGATTAGTGGTATGGATGGTGATCTTGATGTCAAACTCATTCACAGCTTGTTTCAGTGCACTAGTGCCAAATTTCATCTTGGGGACGTCTGTGATCTCTGGGTTGATGGgttgtttctttcttttttctGGGTATTTTATAGCAAAAGATAGCATACCAAAGTACTGGATCTTTATGCATTACATGAGTTTATTCAAGTACCCATTTGAGTGTTTGATGATCAATGAGTATGGAGGGAAAGAAGGGAAGAATATGTGTGTTGAAATGGAAGGTGGAAAGTGCAGAATGTATGGAGATGGGTTCTTGAAGCAGCAGCAAATAAATGAGACACAGAAATGGAGTAACCTTGGGGTCATGTTAGGGTTTATAGTTGGATATAGAGTCTTGTGTTTCATAATTTTGTGGTTTAGATGTCACAAAACCAgaaattaa